In Corythoichthys intestinalis isolate RoL2023-P3 chromosome 11, ASM3026506v1, whole genome shotgun sequence, a single genomic region encodes these proteins:
- the clp1 gene encoding polyribonucleotide 5'-hydroxyl-kinase Clp1 — translation MASDGVEKTSEDPLQPGKVGTRYDLEKETELRFEVEAGETAEQVELELLTGMAEVFGSELNRNKKYTFGPGAKIAVFTWHGCSVNLYGKPEVAYVSKDTPMLLYLNTHAALEQMRKQAERDNERGPRVMVVGPTDVGKSTVCRLLLSYAVRVGRRPTLVELDVGQSGVSVPGTVSALCIERPADVEEGFSVQAPLVYHFGSTSPGTNIKLYNKLTSCLAEVFSQRCEVNRKASVGGCIINTCGWVKGSGYQALVHCASAFEVDVVLVLDHERLYNELKRDLPHFVRVVLLPKSGGVVERSKECRREVRDEKIREYFYGFRGVSFYPFSFEVRFSDVRIYKIGAPSIPDSCLPLGMSQDDTQLKLVPVTPGRDLTYHVLSVSSAEDGDEGTRKGIVESPVCGFIVVTHVDTQLQVMKVLSPSPRPLPRHTLLIMDIRFMDTK, via the exons ATGGCAAGTGATGGTGTAGAAAAGACGAGTGAGGATCCTTTGCAACCTGGGAAAGTCGGTACCAGATATGACCTGGAGAAGGAGACAGAACTTCGGTTTGAGGTAGAGGCTGGGGAGACTGCAGAGCAGGTTGAATTGGAGCTCCTCACGGGAATGGCAGAAGTGTTTGGCTCAGAACTGAACAGGAACAAGAAGTACACTTTTGGACCAGGTGCCAAAATCGCAGTATTCACCTGGCATGGCTGCAGTGTGAACCTTTACGGGAAGCCCGAG GTGGCTTACGTGTCCAAAGACACTCCCATGCTTCTTTACCTGAACACACATGCGGCACTGGAGCAGATGAGAAAACAGGCAGAGCGGGACAATGAGCGAGGACCAAGG GTGATGGTGGTGGGTCCTACGGACGTGGGCAAGTCGACAGTGTGTCGGCTGTTACTGAGCTACGCCGTGCGAGTGGGCAGGAGGCCCACGCTGGTGGAACTGGATGTCGGCCAGAGTGGG GTGTCAGTACCGGGGACCGTTTCAGCACTTTGCATTGAGCGTCCAGCTGATGTGGAGGAGGGCTTCTCGGTACAGGCTCCACTCGTTTATCACTTTGGCTCAACTTCTCCAGGGACCAACATCAAACTTTACAATAAG CTGACATCCTGCCTGGCTGAGGTGTTCTCCCAGCGCTGTGAGGTGAACAGGAAAGCCAGTGTTGGTGGCTGTATCATCAACACATGTGGCTGGGTGAAGGGCTCTGGTTATCAAGCTCTAGTCCACTGTGCCTCCGCCTTTGAGGTGGACGTGGTGCTCGTACTGGACCACGAGCGGCTGTACAACGAACTTAAACGAGATCTCCCTCACTTTGTCCGTGTTGTTCTCCTACCAAAGTCGGGGGGAGTGGTGGAGCGCTCCAAGGAGTGCCGACGCGAGGTTCGGGATGAGAAAATCCGCGAATACTTCTACGGCTTTCGCGGCGTGTCCTTCTACCCTTTTTCATTCGAAGTGCGTTTCTCTGATGTGCGCATCTATAAAATCGGGGCACCTTCCATCCCAGACTCGTGTCTGCCACTGGGAATGTCTCAAGATGATACCCAACTCAAGCTGGTTCCTGTGACACCTGGTAGAGATCTCACCTATCACGTGCTGAGTGTCAGCAGTGCAGAGGATGGAGACGAAGGGACAAGAAAGGGTATTGTGGAGAGTCCGGTGTGTGGCTTTATTGTTGTGACCCATGTGGACACGCAATTGCAGGTGATGAAAGTGTTGTCCCCTTCACCTCGACCACTGCCCAGACACACGCTGCTCATCATGGATATACGTTTCATGGACACCAAATGA